The Candidatus Abyssobacteria bacterium SURF_5 nucleotide sequence CCGTATCAGGCTGTCGCCTCTTCGACCGGCGCCAAAATGTACCGCGGTCCCCTGAAGAATACCATTCTCCTGGGCGGTTTCGACGCAGTATACGACTGCGTCGGCTATTCTCAAACGATCCATCATTCTCTTCGCTGGCTCAGAGCCGGGGGCGACTATGTGATGATCGGAAACCAATTATCACCGGTTACTTTTGATCAGACGCCTGTATGGCATCAGGAATTGAGGCTGATCGGAGTTAACGCCCACGGCTGCGAGACCTTTAACGGCGAGCGGATCAGCAGCTTCGCACTGGCCATGAAGATGATTCAGAAAAAACATGTCAGGCTTGACGGTTTCATCACGCACCGATTCCGCTTGCACGAGTACAAACAGGCGTTCAAGATTTTCAGGCAGAAATCGGAGCCGGTAATCAAGGTGGCTTTTGATTTCAAATAAGAAAAGACATCGAGCGGCTCCCAGAAGCCAAAGAAAGAATCGATTCCGAAAAAACCGAAAAAAAGATATTCTGCCGGAACACTGAAAGGAGAGGATGAAGGTGCCCGAACGAAAGAATTTTCCTCCAAAAGCATACGAAGGCATTGTTCGCGAAAACTATGAGGGCATCGAGATGAGCCATTACCGCGATCGGCCCAATAACCTGGTCGAACTACTTGCCCGCTCGGTTGGCAGTTTCCCGAACCGCGAGGCGGTGGTCGATGATAACGCGCGGCTCACCTACAAGGATTTCGACAACCTGGCGAACAACCTGGCGTACTACCTGCAGGAGCTGGGCGTGAAGAAAGGCGACCGCATCGCAATCCTCATGCCCAATTCGTGGGAATTCGCGGTGGCATACTACGGCATCATCCGAATCGGCGCGATCGCTGTCCTTCTCAACTGGCGATGCTCCTCTTCCGAAATCGAATACATGCTGAACGATTCCGGCGCATCTTATCTCCTCATGAATTCAGAATACTGGGATAAAATCAAACCCGTTCAGAAACAGCTCCGCCTGAAAGGCATTCACTGTTGCGGAGAGGCGGCTCCCGCCGCCACAAAACCTTTCGGCGACCTTTTGAAGCAGGCGCCGAAATCGGTGAAAGCTGATCCGCCGGTCATCCAATCTGACGGAGCGGCGATACTCTATACTTCAGGAACAACGGGCAGACCAAAAGGCGCCCTGCAAACCCACCGCAATTGTGTCTCCAACGCGATCATCGCTTCCCGACTCGCCGAAGGAAGCGAAACCGACCGGACCCTCATCATCGCTCCCATGTTCCATGCCACTGGCATCAATTCCCAGTTGACTGCCTTCCTCTCGATCGGCGGCTGCTGCGTCATCCGTCCCTTCTTCCTCCCGAACGACACGCTCGCAAAAATTCAGGAGGAGAAGATAACCTTCGGAGCCGGTGTCGCGGCGATGTTCTATTTCCTTTTGAACCTGCCCGATTGGGCGGATTATGACCTGAGCTCGCTCAAGTATTTCTTCATGGGAGGCTCGCCGGTGCCCGTCGAACTTTTCAATCAACTTGCCAAAGCGCTTCCCCATGTCAAATTCGGCAATGTATGGGGACTCACCGAATCCACCTCCATCGTGACCTATAATCCGCATGTCGATATCCTGCGCATACCCGAGGCGGTTGGTCCGCCCGTGCCTGTCCTGGAGGTGAAAGTGCTCGATCCGGACGCGAAGGAACAGGAGCGCGGCGCCGTCGGCGAGTTGTGCGTCAAAGGGCCGAGCGTGGTAAGAGGCTACTGGAACAATCCCGAAGCCAGCCGCAATACCATCATTGATGGCTGGCTCCGCACCGGCGACCTCGGCTACATGGATGAAGATGGATACGTCTATATCGTCGACCGGATCAAGGACATGATCGTATCCGGCGGCGAAAACATATACTGCATCGAGGTCGAGAATGCGCTCATGCAGCATCCCGCCGTGCTTGATGCCGCCGTGGTTGGCGTGCCGGATCCGGTGATGCAGGAAGCGGTGAAAGCGGTCATTTGTTTGAAGCCGGGTATGACCGCAACCGAAAATGAAATCAAGGAGCACTGCAAGAAGCTCATCGCAAGCTACAAAAAACCGAAACATGTTGTCTTCAGCGACTCGATGCTCCCGCGGAATCCCGGGGGAAAGGTTTTGAAAAGCGCGCTGAAAGACATGTAGAAGAATCACAATCAAAAGAAAGGGTGAGGTATGGATATTCAAGGAAAAACTGCTCTTGTTACCGGCGGCGCTTCCGGTCTTGGCGAAGCGACCGTGAGAACTTTGGTCGGGGCGGGCGCGAATGCCGTCGTTCTGGACGTCAACGAAGACCTGGGAAAAAAATTGGCTTCCGACCTGTCCGGAAAGGCCACTTTTGTGAAGACAGATGTGACCAGCGAGGCCGACGCCAATCAGGCAATCGAACGGGCGAGGCACGAATATGGCGGGGTTCATTTTTGTATTAACTGCGCCGGAACGGGACTGGCAAGGCGGACCGTTTCAAAAAGCGGATATCATGAACTCAATTCGTTCGAATGGCTGATCAAGTTGAACCTCATTGGAACGTTCAATGTCGCCAGTAAAGCGGCCTTCGCAATGACCTTCAATGAGCCGAACAAGAACGGCGAGCGAGGCGTAATAGTGAATGTCGCCAGCATCGCCGCGTTTGACGGCCAGATAGGGCAGGCGGCTTATTCCGCATCCAAGGGCGGAGTCGTCGGAATGACTCTTCCAATGGCGCGTGATCTGGCGGGAGTTGGTATTCGAGTGGTCACCATTGCACCGGGCCTGTTCGACACGCCGTTGATGGCCATGCTGCCCGAGGAGAACCGCCAGGCGCTTCACGCCTCGGTCCCGTTTCCGCGGCGGCTGGGGCTGCCGCAGGAATTCGCCATGCTGGTCGAGCAGATTATCCGCAACCCCTATATCAACGGAGAGACCATCCGTCTCGACGGCGCGCTCCGCATGGCGCCGAAATAATACCGGGCCGAGAATGGCCTTAAATCATAAGGTTTTGTCCTGCCGTCGGCCTGGCCCGTTCACGGACAATAATTCAAAGATTTGGCCTCTATCCCTCCGTTCATGGCTGCGTAGATGGGAGACACAGGAAACTGATCTGTCGTCTTGTCGTATCGCCTGAATTCAACATGCCCGTCTAGATACAACACGTTCATTCCCGCCGGGACATGGCTGAACTCGCTTATGTTCGTCGATACCTGGTCCCACATAAGCGGAAGTAAAGCCCCGAGACCGGGAGAGCCGCCGGAAGATAATACCTGATTGATGTCTCTCAGCATATACCGGTCGACATCATAGGACAGCCGCATGATGTAGCTGCTTCCCCCATTGCCCGAACCGCTGAATCCGAACGAAGCAATATTGATGTCGCGCCCTCGCCACCCGTCCGAATTGGAGACGCTGATTGGCATAACCGAATCCAGCCAGCTATAAATCGCAAGGCCCGCCAGCGACTCACTATCGTTTGTCAGCAGCCAACCGGCGTACACGTAGCTGAGCGGACCGATACAATCCGGATGAACGACTCCGCTGTGGAACGCCTGACCGGTCGAATTGAAGGAGCCGTCGCTGAGTGTCGTATCCACAACCAAGCGGAAATTGGTCTTCGGGTCATACTCGGGATCCGAGGGACAGGCCATAATGGCTGCATCAGTCAGGTACTCAGGATACAGCGCATTCGGCTCAAACATGAACGTCGCGCTCTGGTTCTGACAAGGCGGATAATCGCCGGAATTCTCGTTCGCGTAGAGAACGAAAATCATTCCTAATTGCTTCAGGTTATTTACACAGGCCGTCCGCCTGGCGGATTCCCGCGCTTTCGCCAAAGCAGGCAGCAGGATTGCAGCCAGTATCCCGATGATGGCTATAACGACCAGAAGTTCGACAAGCGTAAACCCTTGCCGCGGACGAAAGAAACGCTTCATCTTTTTCACCCCCTTTCGCGTCAGAAAATAAATGAGCTTCTTCGCTACACAGGATCAGGTGAAACAGAAAAAGGATCGTGGGAGGGTGAGGAGTCCCCCTTTGATGAAAAACCGTGCCAGTTCTTCAAGGATATGCGAGGTCATCATATCGCACATATCCCGATTTGTCAAGACTCGGAAACGATTTTCCATCTACCATTGCCATGGTAGGTATCAGCGAAAAGATTGAACTTGCGCCTGCACGATACACACTGAAAATCGTGCTCGAGGATATCTGCCGGCCACAGCGCTCCTCTCGTGATCTCTTTCAGGCTGCATGTCCCCTTGAGCAGTCGGATGCTGCCTGCAGCAAGAAGCCTGACAATCTCGTCTTTCAGGCAATGATATTGTTCAGGAGCGGTGATCTCGACCGGCATGCCAATATCATCGCAATGTTCGCACATAAGAACGCCTTCTAAGCAGACAAAGGCGGCCGCCTCTCCGCCCACGGCCGCGCCTGTTCGAGTTGGGCAGCCAGGCGAAACAGAGTCGCCTCGTCTCCGAAGCGAGCCACGAAATGCGTCCCAATCGGAAGACCTTCCTTATTCCAGTATAACGGCACCGACATCGCCGGCTGGCCGGTAAAATTGCAGATCGGCGTATAGGGCACATACGCGCCCGAGCGCATGAGCCCGTATAAAGGATCATCGGGCGGAGAATCGAGAGTCCCCAACGGTAACGGCGGCTCGGCCAGCGTTGCGTTCAGCCAAATGTCATAGTCAACCATGAATCTCGCCACCTGCCGGGAAATCTGTTGCAGGCCGGCTACCGCCATCAGGTAATCGGACGCGGAGACCTGTTTGCCCATCTGGTAAAGAGCCCATGTCAGCGGTTCGAAATGTTCCTCAGAGGGCGTTCTCCCTGACAGCATTGAGAAAGCGCTAATCGCCCACGAGTGGCCGGCGGCATACAGCGTCATGAACATCTGGCTGACTAATTCGCCTGCGACCGCAGGCGCCGCCTCAGTGACACGGTGCCCGAGCTTCTCGCACAATTTAGCGGCGTCGCGAACCGCGTCAATGCAGTCCTGGCTCATCGGAGTTCCCGTTCCCGTTTCCGTTGTGAACGCGATCCGCAAGCGCCCGGGATCCGTCTTTGCTTCTTCCAAATAAGGCCGCTCCTGCGGCGGCGCCCAATATGGGTCGCCCGGAACCGGACCGGCAGTCGCATCCAGCAGCGCCGCGCTATCACGCACCGAGCGCGTTACCGCGTGTTCAGCAACTAATCCGCCTATCATATCGCCCAAATCGGGCCCGAGAGAATTGCGCGCGCGCGTCGGCTTGAGTCCAAAGAGCCCGCAGCAGGAAGCGGGAATTCTGATCGAACCGCCGCCGTCATTGGCATGCGCGAAAGGAACAATCCCGGCGGCCACCGCCGCCGCCGAGCCGCCGCTCGAGCCGCCCGTGCTTCTCTCGGTGTTCCAGGGGTTGCGAGCGGGCCCAAAGAAATGAGGCTCGGTGGTCGGCACGATTCCAAATTCAGGCGTATTCGTCTTTCCGATCACCACGAGCCCCGCCTTCTTGTGGCGCGCCACCAGTTCGCTGTCGTGGTCGGGAATAAAATCCTTCAGAAACGCCGAACCCGCCGTCTGGCGCACGCCGCCGTACGTGGCTCCCAGATCCTTGAGAAGAAAAGGCACGCCGGTAAACGGGCCATTCGGCAATGCGCCTTTGGCCGCTTCCCGTGCCTGCTCATACATGGGCGTGACGATCGCATTCAGCTTCGGGTTCAGCCGCTCGGCTCGCTGGATCGCCGCCTCAACCATCTCGATCGGTTTGAGCTCTTTCCGCCGCACCAACTCGGCCTGCGCGGTTGCATCCAAAAAAGTCAATTCATCTGCTGATCCCATGACAAGCTCCTCCCTCTGCTTCGTTAGCGGTGCATGGTGTAGATCTGCGAAAGAATAGGAATGACGTCGGCAAGACCTCCAATATAAGAAACGGGATAGCTCAACCGCACTTTCGCGAGTTTCCGGATTCCGGAAAGTGCAGGCGCCAGTTTATCCGGAGGCAATGCGATGACTATCTCATCGTCGGCCACCTGGCCCAGCGCCCTTTCTCCGTAGCACGGTATTGCCAGCGCCGGTTTCCGGTCCACATAACATTGCCCCAATGAGTCGGCACAGGCGCCCTCCCCTATGAACGAGAATTGAAATTTCTCATACTTCTCTTTTTGAAGCCCGCACATGATCATCATGATCTGCGCAGGATTGCCATATATTAGAACCACATCGGGCTCGAATTTTCCGTCAGTCAGTGGAGCAGCCGCTATCGCGCCTCCGGCCGGTATCCTCTTATAATCCTTCTGCTGTTCCATCGCTTCTTCGGCCGAGCCAAACCATGTCGTCGAAAGCATCGCCGATTCCCTGGCCATACTGTCGGCATCAGGGTTCTTCAAGCCGTGCAGCCGCATGCATCGATCCAGCATCGGACTATTCTCAGTGGCGCCGACCGTCATGCCAAGTGCGCGCACCATGAACGGAACCTGACAAAAGGTGAAAGTACGCTCGGGAATATGAACATTTGGAATAGCAGAGAGTTCTTCGGCTTTCTCGAGCTTCCTGTAAGCTACCACTTTCCCCTTCAACCGCAAGAGATCTTCGAGTTCCTTTCCTTCGTCAATCAATCGGCCCATTTCTTCTTCCTCCTTTGTTGTCAGTAAGGGGAAAAGTGCTAATTCACCGACCCGCGATTCCACACTATACTGCAACATCTTTCTCAATGTCAAAGGCTGGCGGAGCCGCTTTTCCGCCTATATCTGACTCGAATCATCGTTGTTGCGGCATCAGGTGAACATGAACATATTTGATAAAAGAGATGGGGCTTTACTGAAAAAAACATTCATGTGAAATATATTTTCACCGAAGGCTATCCATGAACATGAAAATAAAATCTGCAGCGCTCCTTATATGTTTGTCGTTGGTCTTTCCGTTCAGCGGCTGCGCTTCGGTTTCTCAGGATCATCGAGGGGCGGCCGTTGGAGCGGGCGTGGGCGCAGGCGCCGGCGCCGTAACAGGCGCGATAGTTGACGAAGGCCTCGGCGGGGCGGTTGTCGGCGGGCTTGTCGGTGCGCTCATTGGCGGGGCCATCGGCCATTACGCATATGATGAAGCGAGGTCCCGGCCAGAGACCGCGCACAGATACAGCTATGAAACATGGAAACAACCGCTGCTGGAAATAGAGGAAGTATCCGCTTCCCCGCGCACGGTGCGAGCAGGCGAAACTGTGAATATCAACATGACCTATGCGCTGCTCACGCCATATCCGAACACGTCTACTCCGGTAACCGAGCTGAGAGAAATAACGTACTACGGCCAACTGGTGGGAAATCCCGAGGTCCGTGTCGAGCATTTTGACGGGACCTATAGTTCAAGCGTTCCGCTTCATCTTCCACCGGATGCCGGCCGAGGCGAGTACCGCGTGAGAGTGACGATATTTACGAATTTCGAACGTGAGGTGCGCGAAACCAGCTTCTCTGTCCGCTAAGCTGGAGATCAGTGGGATGATCCGGTGCGGATTCCCTGCCGGGAATTGCGCCGAATGAATTCGGCGTCGATGGCTGCGAGGGTCCTGCCTTTTTCAGTCGCCCAGGCCGGCGCAAGCAGGATCGTGCGCGGGCCATCGGCGGTGAGGCGCTGAATCGAGACCGTCGGCGGGATACACTCCAGGAAGTCGCACACTAATTTGATGTACTCGTCGAACTCGAGCGCCTTGAAAAGCCCTTCTCGATAGTCCTTCTCGATCGGCGTATCCTTCAATACGTGCATCAGGTGGATTTTCAGACTGTGGATATTCATTTCACCCACGGCGCATGCGGTCGCCATCATGTCGTCGCGGGACTCTCCCGGCAATCCCAGAATAACATGCACGCAAATCTTAATGTCGCGCTGCTTCGTCCGATCGAGCGCATCGAGAAAAACCGCATAATCATGCCCGCGATTAATAAGCCGTAGTGTCTTGTCGTGAATTGTCTGCAGCCCGTATTCGATCCAGACTTCATGACTCGAGCGGTAACTCTCGATCAGATCGAGAACCGACTCGGGAACGCAATCGGGACGGGTTCCAACGGAAAGAGCCACCATGTCTTCAAAAGCAAGCGCCTCATCATAGTATGCTCGCAGGATCTCGATCGGAGCATATGTATTTGTGTACGCCTGGAAATAGGCGATGAATTTCTCCGCCTTGTAGCGCCGGCGCATGAACTCCATTCCCTGCCTGACCTGCTCGGCGATCGGGCCCGGTGCTTTCCTCGTGTTCGCGCTGAATCCCTTATTGTTGCAGTAGGTACACCCGCCCCATCCCAATTTCCCGTCGCGATTCGGGCAAGTGAAACCTGCATCTATGGTCACTTTATATACCTTGCAACCAAAGCGTTCTTTCAGATATTCACTGAATTGATAGTATCGCTTTGCATGCAGTGCGATGTGTTGCATCCATACCACCTGAGCCCATTATAATCAAAGCCCATGTCGATTTCCAGAGAAACTGGAATGTGGTCTCAAGGCTTGCGCAGAAAAAAAAGAATATCTTCGATGATTTTCGCCGGAACCGAATCTCGATTCGAATGCGTCAGTTCGATGAGGTCTGCATCGTCTCTTTCTTTTAAGGAATCGGCGAACGGATTCGGCTTGGCCATGATAACCGCCACCACCGGGCTGGAGGAGCCGAACGCTTTCAGAACCACCTGACGAAATCTGTGACTGAACAACTCCATTTTGCCGATCTCGTCGATAATGACGATATGCCCTTCCTCGATCGCCCGCTTGATGGCGGGAACGGCTACCGAATCCATCGATTCCGTATCCACTCCATATCGTCCGACTCGCTGCTTACCGGGAATCCCGATGTGGGAAAGCGGAGCGCGCCGCCCGTCGAGCGTTACTATCTCAAATCCGACTCTGCGGCCGCCTTCTCTCATTTCCTCCGTATAAAATCCTGAAGCGCGCGCTCCGAGCCCTTCCGCTACTTTTCTTATGGCAGTCGTTTTCCCGATCCC carries:
- a CDS encoding long-chain-fatty-acid--CoA ligase — its product is MKVPERKNFPPKAYEGIVRENYEGIEMSHYRDRPNNLVELLARSVGSFPNREAVVDDNARLTYKDFDNLANNLAYYLQELGVKKGDRIAILMPNSWEFAVAYYGIIRIGAIAVLLNWRCSSSEIEYMLNDSGASYLLMNSEYWDKIKPVQKQLRLKGIHCCGEAAPAATKPFGDLLKQAPKSVKADPPVIQSDGAAILYTSGTTGRPKGALQTHRNCVSNAIIASRLAEGSETDRTLIIAPMFHATGINSQLTAFLSIGGCCVIRPFFLPNDTLAKIQEEKITFGAGVAAMFYFLLNLPDWADYDLSSLKYFFMGGSPVPVELFNQLAKALPHVKFGNVWGLTESTSIVTYNPHVDILRIPEAVGPPVPVLEVKVLDPDAKEQERGAVGELCVKGPSVVRGYWNNPEASRNTIIDGWLRTGDLGYMDEDGYVYIVDRIKDMIVSGGENIYCIEVENALMQHPAVLDAAVVGVPDPVMQEAVKAVICLKPGMTATENEIKEHCKKLIASYKKPKHVVFSDSMLPRNPGGKVLKSALKDM
- a CDS encoding 3-hydroxyacyl-CoA dehydrogenase encodes the protein MDIQGKTALVTGGASGLGEATVRTLVGAGANAVVLDVNEDLGKKLASDLSGKATFVKTDVTSEADANQAIERARHEYGGVHFCINCAGTGLARRTVSKSGYHELNSFEWLIKLNLIGTFNVASKAAFAMTFNEPNKNGERGVIVNVASIAAFDGQIGQAAYSASKGGVVGMTLPMARDLAGVGIRVVTIAPGLFDTPLMAMLPEENRQALHASVPFPRRLGLPQEFAMLVEQIIRNPYINGETIRLDGALRMAPK
- a CDS encoding prepilin-type N-terminal cleavage/methylation domain-containing protein, which translates into the protein MKRFFRPRQGFTLVELLVVIAIIGILAAILLPALAKARESARRTACVNNLKQLGMIFVLYANENSGDYPPCQNQSATFMFEPNALYPEYLTDAAIMACPSDPEYDPKTNFRLVVDTTLSDGSFNSTGQAFHSGVVHPDCIGPLSYVYAGWLLTNDSESLAGLAIYSWLDSVMPISVSNSDGWRGRDINIASFGFSGSGNGGSSYIMRLSYDVDRYMLRDINQVLSSGGSPGLGALLPLMWDQVSTNISEFSHVPAGMNVLYLDGHVEFRRYDKTTDQFPVSPIYAAMNGGIEAKSLNYCP
- a CDS encoding amidase — translated: MGSADELTFLDATAQAELVRRKELKPIEMVEAAIQRAERLNPKLNAIVTPMYEQAREAAKGALPNGPFTGVPFLLKDLGATYGGVRQTAGSAFLKDFIPDHDSELVARHKKAGLVVIGKTNTPEFGIVPTTEPHFFGPARNPWNTERSTGGSSGGSAAAVAAGIVPFAHANDGGGSIRIPASCCGLFGLKPTRARNSLGPDLGDMIGGLVAEHAVTRSVRDSAALLDATAGPVPGDPYWAPPQERPYLEEAKTDPGRLRIAFTTETGTGTPMSQDCIDAVRDAAKLCEKLGHRVTEAAPAVAGELVSQMFMTLYAAGHSWAISAFSMLSGRTPSEEHFEPLTWALYQMGKQVSASDYLMAVAGLQQISRQVARFMVDYDIWLNATLAEPPLPLGTLDSPPDDPLYGLMRSGAYVPYTPICNFTGQPAMSVPLYWNKEGLPIGTHFVARFGDEATLFRLAAQLEQARPWAERRPPLSA
- a CDS encoding TIGR01212 family radical SAM protein, with protein sequence MHAKRYYQFSEYLKERFGCKVYKVTIDAGFTCPNRDGKLGWGGCTYCNNKGFSANTRKAPGPIAEQVRQGMEFMRRRYKAEKFIAYFQAYTNTYAPIEILRAYYDEALAFEDMVALSVGTRPDCVPESVLDLIESYRSSHEVWIEYGLQTIHDKTLRLINRGHDYAVFLDALDRTKQRDIKICVHVILGLPGESRDDMMATACAVGEMNIHSLKIHLMHVLKDTPIEKDYREGLFKALEFDEYIKLVCDFLECIPPTVSIQRLTADGPRTILLAPAWATEKGRTLAAIDAEFIRRNSRQGIRTGSSH
- a CDS encoding NTPase → MSSKILLTGAPGIGKTTAIRKVAEGLGARASGFYTEEMREGGRRVGFEIVTLDGRRAPLSHIGIPGKQRVGRYGVDTESMDSVAVPAIKRAIEEGHIVIIDEIGKMELFSHRFRQVVLKAFGSSSPVVAVIMAKPNPFADSLKERDDADLIELTHSNRDSVPAKIIEDILFFLRKP